A genomic segment from Pyruvatibacter sp. encodes:
- a CDS encoding alkaline phosphatase D family protein, with translation MNNKNNTTRRAFLQRFGAGAGCFTVAAGVSFIPTIRHASAQDATQDSLAGRRARFPHGVASADPAPDGIVLWTRAEPLDRSALPLPIIVQVSADKNFATVVVEQPLSATLANDYTLRVTVTGLEPDSWYYYRFISGTGDTSRTGRTHTAPDAQSTAALRMAMASCQNYEQGFFGAWARLVADDEAAAPAEQIHAVMHLGDFIYETSPDLPEGVEPVRRITPFPDGGTLPDGRTYAVTVADYRHLYKTYLEDEALQAARARWPFICTWDDHEFTNDSWQSYSTYPGAEGPAQQRKVAANQAWFEFIPARLTGTAHDFAPVNVIDSDGGAPLDGYLIDNADNKAALASLTIYRSLEWGRTASIIVTDTRSYRAPQPMDAALESAIGAPAPPTGIIRSLDEGMMANDANPPAVFEGANGEQVPNPRSESPSASLLGHTQKAWFKTMLEQSTATWKLWANSIPATPLRLDLSSLPFQGLPNVAIGIDAWNGYPGELRELMSFVHEQNISGVVSCAGDYHMHAAAILTTDPDAEDPQPAAVEFATTGISSLTMFGGAERVTRGPDDPFRPLVVAEGPDGEILENFNLLMMRGTRAALAANLTGSTTIGGWLGNDNANPYLKYMDSHSNGFTVLAITGEGITGTITTVENANEAQTQSTPATVLRRATLTVPAWQAGENPQMQGPVFEGRPPFPFA, from the coding sequence ATGAACAACAAAAACAACACAACACGTCGCGCCTTTTTGCAGCGATTTGGTGCCGGTGCCGGGTGCTTCACCGTGGCTGCCGGAGTGAGTTTCATTCCCACCATACGGCACGCCTCTGCACAGGACGCGACACAGGATTCTTTGGCAGGCAGGCGTGCCCGCTTTCCCCACGGTGTTGCCTCGGCGGATCCCGCACCTGACGGCATAGTTTTGTGGACCCGCGCAGAGCCGCTCGACAGGTCTGCCCTGCCGCTGCCGATCATCGTGCAGGTATCGGCAGACAAGAACTTTGCAACGGTTGTTGTCGAACAGCCACTGAGTGCAACGCTTGCCAACGACTACACGCTGCGCGTGACTGTCACCGGTCTTGAGCCCGATAGCTGGTACTACTACCGCTTTATCAGCGGTACCGGCGACACGTCGCGCACCGGGCGCACCCACACAGCGCCGGATGCCCAAAGCACGGCGGCGCTGCGCATGGCCATGGCCTCATGCCAAAACTATGAGCAGGGCTTTTTCGGGGCGTGGGCAAGGCTGGTTGCCGATGATGAAGCCGCGGCACCCGCCGAACAGATTCACGCTGTAATGCATCTGGGTGATTTTATTTACGAAACTTCACCTGATCTGCCTGAAGGTGTAGAGCCGGTACGCCGCATTACCCCATTTCCCGACGGCGGCACCCTGCCCGATGGCCGCACCTATGCTGTAACGGTCGCAGACTACCGCCACCTCTACAAAACCTATCTGGAAGACGAAGCCCTTCAGGCTGCCCGCGCCCGCTGGCCATTCATTTGCACGTGGGACGATCACGAGTTTACCAATGATAGCTGGCAAAGCTACTCCACCTATCCCGGCGCTGAAGGCCCCGCACAGCAGCGCAAGGTAGCGGCCAACCAGGCATGGTTTGAGTTCATCCCCGCCCGTCTCACCGGGACTGCCCATGACTTTGCACCGGTGAACGTTATCGACAGCGATGGCGGCGCACCGCTGGACGGCTACCTGATTGACAATGCCGACAACAAGGCAGCGCTCGCCTCGCTCACAATCTATAGGTCGCTTGAATGGGGGCGAACCGCGTCAATCATCGTCACGGATACGCGCAGCTACCGCGCACCACAGCCGATGGACGCGGCGCTTGAAAGTGCCATCGGCGCGCCCGCTCCACCTACCGGCATCATTCGCAGTCTTGATGAAGGCATGATGGCAAATGACGCGAACCCGCCGGCAGTATTTGAAGGAGCAAACGGCGAGCAGGTGCCAAACCCGCGCAGCGAAAGCCCGTCTGCATCCTTGTTGGGGCATACCCAGAAGGCATGGTTCAAGACAATGCTTGAACAAAGCACGGCCACCTGGAAGCTGTGGGCGAACTCCATTCCCGCCACGCCGCTGCGCCTCGACCTGTCGTCGCTTCCCTTTCAGGGGTTGCCAAATGTCGCCATCGGCATTGACGCCTGGAACGGCTACCCCGGCGAATTGCGGGAGCTGATGAGCTTTGTGCACGAACAAAATATTTCAGGCGTGGTGTCATGTGCCGGTGACTACCACATGCACGCAGCCGCCATTCTCACAACCGATCCGGATGCAGAAGACCCACAGCCTGCGGCGGTCGAGTTTGCCACCACGGGCATTTCGTCTCTCACCATGTTTGGTGGCGCCGAGCGTGTCACTCGTGGGCCGGACGATCCGTTCCGCCCTTTGGTCGTTGCGGAAGGTCCGGATGGCGAGATACTTGAAAACTTCAACCTGCTGATGATGCGCGGGACGCGCGCGGCACTCGCAGCCAACCTCACCGGCAGCACAACAATCGGCGGCTGGCTCGGCAACGACAATGCCAATCCCTATCTTAAGTACATGGATAGCCATTCTAATGGCTTCACAGTACTGGCCATCACTGGCGAGGGCATAACCGGCACCATCACGACGGTTGAAAACGCCAACGAAGCACAGACGCAAAGTACGCCCGCAACTGTTCTGCGCCGCGCGACCTTGACCGTGCCTGCCTGGCAGGCTGGTGAAAACCCCCAAATGCAGGGCCCCGTGTTTGAAGGGCGGCCTCCGTTTCCATTCGCCTAA
- a CDS encoding protein phosphatase 2C domain-containing protein, with product MSIDVLDTIHDPGKADGANEDHLGSAANYAWVFDGATGLVDEQLTGTASDAAWLTQAGTKALEARAPGHRGPLTALLDEVIDDVSRRFDAEALRQPGERYERPTASLILIRQTGGVLDCLNFGDCKLLLRDETHGFRSFGSDTDSEAYESHLATQFSEQRKADGATGAPNQHRSSVQERLRKIRNRHNIPGGYWVFGLDAEAAEHARTTTFDIDTPAVALMMTDGFEALAGDYGRYTEQGLLEAALDKGLAALRDELRHIERKLDPEAHQFPRFKQSDDATAMLVRLG from the coding sequence ATGAGCATTGATGTTCTCGATACCATCCACGACCCCGGCAAGGCTGACGGGGCCAATGAGGATCATCTTGGGTCTGCTGCCAACTATGCATGGGTATTTGATGGCGCGACCGGGCTGGTGGATGAGCAGCTTACGGGGACCGCGAGTGATGCAGCTTGGCTGACGCAGGCGGGAACAAAAGCGCTTGAAGCGCGTGCGCCCGGCCATCGCGGGCCGCTGACAGCGCTCCTTGATGAAGTAATCGATGATGTGTCGCGGCGGTTTGATGCTGAGGCGCTGCGACAGCCAGGTGAGCGATACGAACGGCCTACGGCCTCGCTCATTCTCATTCGGCAAACCGGTGGTGTACTGGACTGCCTCAACTTTGGCGACTGCAAGCTGTTGCTGCGCGATGAGACACATGGCTTTCGCAGCTTTGGTTCTGATACCGACAGCGAAGCCTATGAATCTCACCTGGCAACGCAGTTTTCAGAGCAGCGCAAGGCGGATGGCGCCACCGGCGCACCCAATCAACACCGCAGTTCGGTGCAGGAGCGCCTGCGGAAAATCCGCAACCGGCACAACATCCCCGGAGGCTATTGGGTTTTCGGGCTTGATGCAGAGGCCGCCGAACACGCTCGGACGACGACATTCGACATAGATACCCCTGCCGTGGCCTTGATGATGACCGATGGCTTTGAGGCGCTGGCAGGCGACTATGGCCGCTACACCGAGCAGGGTTTGCTGGAGGCCGCCCTTGATAAAGGCCTTGCCGCGCTCAGGGATGAGTTACGCCATATTGAGCGCAAGCTGGACCCTGAGGCGCATCAGTTTCCGCGTTTCAAGCAGAGCGACGACGCGACGGCGATGCTTGTCAGGCTAGGCTAA
- the uvrA gene encoding excinuclease ABC subunit UvrA, whose amino-acid sequence MTALRSITVKGAREHNLKGVDVELPRDKLVVITGLSGSGKSSLAFDTIYAEGQRRYVESLSAYARQFLQMMEKPDVELIEGLSPAISIEQKTTSRNPRSTVGTVTEIYDYMRLLFARVGIPYSPATGLPIESQTVSQMVDRVLALDEGTRLFLLAPMIRGRKGEYRKEFADLQKRGFQRVKVDGEFYELDAVPALDKKKKHDIEVVVDRLVVRPDLGNRLADSMETALRLADGLAIAEFADAKNDDGSPRQIIFSEKFACPVSGFTIEEIEPRLFSFNNPFGACPACDGLGTELQFEADLVVPEPSLSLRKGAIAPWSKTGTTSPYYTQTLDALVHHFGGSMNEAWSDLSDELRNAILFGTGREEVEFHYDDGIRSYKTKKPFEGVVGNIERRWRETDSAWMREELARYQSSHPCETCGGFRLKPEALAVKIAGLHVGEASQFSIREAHDWFSTVDKTFTKQQNEIAGRVLKEIRERLKFLVDVGLDYLTLSRGSGTLSGGESQRIRLASQIGSGLTGVLYVLDEPSIGLHQRDNTRLLETLKRLRDIGNTVIVVEHDEEAILEADYVVDMGPGAGVHGGTVVAAGTPKQVMQSADSLTGQYLVGMRQIELPSERRPTNKKRLSIKGARENNLKNVDAEFPLGAFVCVTGVSGSGKSSLLVDTLYPALSRRLMNARAQPGAHDKIEGIEFLDKVIDIDQSPIGRTPRSNPATYTGAFTPIREWFAGLPEAKTRGYTPGRFSFNVKGGRCEACQGDGVIKIEMHFLADVYVQCDVCHGQRYNRETLEVKFRDKSIAQVLDMTVEDGADFFKAVPAVRDKLETLKQVGLGYIKIGQQATTLSGGEAQRVKLSKELSKRATGRTLYILDEPTTGLHFHDVAKLLEVLHELVDQGNTVVVIEHNLEVIKTADWIIDIGPEGGDGGGEVVAQGTPEDVAAAPRSYTGHYLKPLLKKSRVAAPKSDERKKKTALAAAAAAATRRPMRKAPAEDDTTPAPRRKTATKKKAAAQKKAAAKTKTTRRRT is encoded by the coding sequence GTGACCGCACTTCGCTCCATCACCGTCAAAGGCGCCCGCGAACATAATCTTAAAGGCGTGGATGTTGAACTGCCGCGTGACAAGCTGGTGGTGATTACCGGCCTGTCCGGCTCCGGCAAATCGTCTCTGGCCTTCGACACGATTTATGCGGAAGGCCAGCGCCGCTATGTAGAGAGTCTCTCGGCCTACGCCCGCCAGTTTTTGCAGATGATGGAGAAGCCCGACGTCGAGCTGATTGAGGGTCTGTCACCGGCAATTTCCATCGAGCAGAAAACCACATCGCGTAATCCACGCTCCACCGTCGGCACAGTCACCGAGATCTATGACTATATGCGGCTGCTGTTCGCCCGTGTCGGCATTCCCTATTCGCCTGCCACCGGCCTGCCTATTGAAAGCCAGACCGTGAGCCAGATGGTGGACCGGGTGCTGGCTCTGGACGAAGGCACGCGGCTGTTTTTGCTGGCCCCCATGATCCGTGGTCGCAAAGGCGAATACCGCAAGGAGTTTGCCGACCTGCAAAAACGCGGCTTCCAGCGCGTGAAGGTGGATGGCGAGTTCTACGAGCTGGACGCCGTCCCCGCCCTCGACAAAAAGAAAAAGCACGACATTGAAGTGGTGGTGGACCGCCTTGTGGTGCGCCCTGATCTCGGCAACCGGCTTGCTGACTCAATGGAGACTGCCCTGCGACTGGCAGACGGCCTTGCCATTGCCGAGTTTGCTGATGCCAAAAATGATGACGGCAGCCCGCGCCAGATCATTTTCTCTGAAAAGTTCGCCTGCCCTGTTTCCGGGTTTACCATTGAGGAAATTGAGCCGCGTCTTTTTTCCTTCAACAACCCTTTCGGGGCCTGTCCCGCCTGCGATGGTCTGGGTACGGAGCTTCAGTTTGAAGCCGATCTGGTGGTGCCTGAACCTTCGTTGAGCCTGCGCAAGGGGGCCATCGCCCCGTGGTCCAAGACCGGCACCACATCACCCTACTACACCCAGACACTGGACGCGCTGGTGCACCACTTTGGAGGCTCCATGAACGAGGCATGGAGTGACCTGTCGGATGAACTGCGCAATGCCATCCTGTTTGGCACCGGCAGGGAAGAGGTCGAGTTTCACTACGACGACGGCATCCGCTCCTACAAAACCAAAAAACCGTTTGAGGGTGTTGTGGGCAATATCGAGCGGCGCTGGCGCGAAACGGATTCAGCGTGGATGCGTGAGGAATTGGCGCGCTACCAGTCGTCCCACCCCTGCGAAACCTGCGGAGGTTTCCGCCTCAAGCCGGAAGCGCTTGCGGTAAAAATCGCTGGATTGCACGTGGGTGAAGCCTCGCAGTTTTCCATCCGTGAAGCCCATGACTGGTTTTCCACGGTGGATAAGACGTTCACCAAACAGCAAAATGAAATTGCCGGGCGCGTGCTGAAGGAAATCCGCGAGCGGCTGAAGTTTCTGGTAGATGTCGGGCTGGACTATCTCACCTTGTCACGCGGTTCCGGCACGCTGTCGGGCGGCGAGAGCCAGCGCATCCGGCTGGCCTCGCAAATTGGTTCCGGGCTGACGGGCGTTTTGTATGTGCTCGACGAACCGTCTATCGGCCTCCACCAGCGCGACAACACGCGCCTGCTGGAAACCCTCAAGCGCCTGCGCGACATCGGCAACACCGTCATTGTTGTGGAGCATGACGAGGAAGCCATTCTGGAAGCCGACTATGTGGTGGATATGGGGCCGGGTGCCGGTGTGCATGGCGGTACCGTTGTGGCTGCCGGCACGCCCAAACAGGTGATGCAATCGGCCGACAGCCTCACCGGGCAATATCTGGTCGGTATGCGGCAGATCGAACTGCCGTCAGAACGCCGCCCGACCAACAAGAAGCGCCTCTCCATCAAAGGTGCGCGCGAAAACAACCTCAAGAATGTGGACGCCGAGTTTCCGCTCGGCGCATTCGTGTGTGTTACCGGCGTGTCCGGCTCAGGCAAGTCGTCGCTGCTGGTGGATACGCTCTACCCCGCTTTGTCGCGCCGCCTGATGAACGCCCGCGCACAACCCGGTGCCCACGACAAGATCGAGGGAATTGAGTTTCTCGATAAAGTCATCGACATCGACCAGTCGCCCATCGGTCGCACGCCACGCTCTAACCCCGCGACCTACACCGGCGCATTCACACCAATCCGCGAATGGTTTGCGGGTCTTCCCGAGGCCAAGACGCGTGGGTACACACCGGGGCGGTTTTCGTTCAACGTCAAGGGCGGACGCTGCGAGGCCTGCCAGGGCGACGGCGTCATCAAGATCGAGATGCACTTTCTGGCAGACGTCTATGTGCAGTGTGACGTATGCCACGGTCAGCGCTACAACCGCGAAACACTGGAAGTGAAGTTCCGCGACAAATCCATTGCGCAAGTGCTGGATATGACCGTTGAGGACGGCGCGGACTTCTTCAAGGCCGTACCCGCCGTACGCGACAAGCTGGAAACGCTCAAGCAGGTGGGCCTTGGCTACATCAAAATCGGCCAGCAGGCCACAACGCTTTCAGGCGGTGAAGCCCAGCGCGTGAAACTCTCCAAGGAACTGTCCAAGCGCGCGACAGGCCGTACGCTGTATATTCTGGATGAGCCGACAACCGGCCTTCATTTCCATGACGTGGCCAAGCTGCTGGAGGTGCTCCACGAGCTTGTGGATCAGGGCAACACGGTTGTGGTGATCGAACACAACCTCGAAGTCATCAAGACTGCCGACTGGATCATCGACATCGGTCCCGAGGGCGGCGATGGCGGCGGTGAAGTTGTGGCGCAGGGGACGCCGGAAGATGTAGCCGCCGCACCGCGCAGCTACACCGGCCATTACCTCAAACCGTTGCTCAAAAAGAGCCGCGTCGCCGCACCAAAGTCAGACGAACGCAAAAAGAAAACAGCTCTTGCGGCCGCTGCCGCCGCAGCAACGCGACGCCCTATGCGCAAAGCCCCGGCAGAGGATGACACGACGCCCGCACCCAGACGCAAAACTGCGACGAAGAAAAAAGCGGCGGCCCAAAAGAAAGCGGCGGCAAAGACAAAAACCACTAGGCGCCGCACATAA
- a CDS encoding single-stranded DNA-binding protein, whose protein sequence is MAGSVNKVILIGNLGADPEVRHTQDGKPIVNLRIATSESWRDRNSGERREKTEWHRVVIFSEGLAKIAEQYLKKGSKVYLEGQLQTRKWQDQSGQDKYSTEVVLQGFNSTLTMLDGRGDSGGMGAGGGGGSSRPAAASSGGAGGGSDDFGSSDFDDEVPF, encoded by the coding sequence ATGGCAGGCAGTGTCAACAAAGTCATCCTGATCGGCAATCTGGGCGCCGACCCCGAAGTGCGGCATACGCAGGACGGCAAGCCCATCGTCAATCTGCGCATCGCCACGTCTGAAAGCTGGCGTGACCGCAACTCCGGTGAACGGCGCGAGAAAACCGAATGGCACCGGGTGGTGATTTTTTCGGAAGGTCTGGCCAAGATTGCCGAGCAGTATCTGAAAAAGGGCTCCAAGGTTTACCTGGAAGGGCAGTTGCAGACCCGCAAATGGCAGGACCAATCCGGTCAGGACAAGTATTCAACAGAAGTTGTGCTGCAGGGCTTCAACTCCACCCTCACCATGCTGGATGGCCGTGGCGACAGCGGTGGCATGGGTGCAGGTGGCGGCGGCGGAAGCTCCCGCCCGGCGGCTGCATCCTCAGGTGGCGCCGGTGGAGGCAGCGATGATTTCGGCAGCAGCGACTTTGATGACGAAGTGCCGTTTTAG
- a CDS encoding amidase family protein produces the protein MAMDDYADYDGVGLANLVHNGEVSASELAEEALARIQKHNPALNAVVTDMADQGRRLAANIDEGDRSAPFAGVPFLLKDIMGDYEGVATQYGSRFMAGNPAPTHSTLTSRFIASGLVPLGKTNVPEFGLLPVSEGALYGPARNPWNPDHTPGGSSGGSAAAVAAGIVPVAHANDGGGSIRIPASSCGLVGLKPTRGRIPNGPMIGDVMSGLAIDLVVSRTVRDTAVALDISAGPEPGDPYAAPHHEGIWSDDVGVAPGSLKIGFTTKTLGGEPVHPECVKAVLNTAKLLESLGHEVEEASPPIDIGMMQPAFMAIWATGVAQQIAVQELLFGKTPRQGDLEPLTAGLWEAGKKVSGSDYLNAVAALQFMSRGVAAWHDEYDLWLTPTLGEPPLRIGTIDINESDAEKAFAPILNYVAFTPVENATGQPAISLPLHWTDDGLPVGLHFAARFGEEATLIRLAAQLEEAAPWADRHPPIWN, from the coding sequence ATGGCGATGGATGACTACGCAGACTATGACGGCGTCGGGCTGGCCAATCTGGTTCACAATGGCGAGGTCAGTGCGTCTGAACTGGCCGAAGAGGCGCTTGCGCGCATCCAGAAACACAATCCGGCGCTCAATGCAGTGGTGACCGACATGGCCGATCAGGGCCGCAGGCTCGCCGCAAACATAGACGAGGGCGACCGGTCAGCACCGTTTGCCGGTGTGCCGTTCTTGTTGAAAGACATCATGGGCGACTATGAAGGTGTGGCCACGCAATACGGCTCGCGCTTCATGGCGGGAAATCCCGCCCCCACACACTCTACGCTGACGTCGCGTTTCATCGCGTCCGGACTCGTCCCGCTTGGCAAAACCAATGTACCGGAGTTTGGTTTGTTGCCGGTGTCGGAAGGCGCTTTGTATGGCCCCGCCCGCAACCCATGGAACCCTGACCATACACCCGGCGGCTCGTCCGGCGGGTCTGCCGCGGCAGTGGCGGCAGGTATCGTGCCCGTTGCCCACGCCAACGATGGGGGCGGCTCAATCCGCATTCCTGCATCGTCCTGCGGGCTTGTCGGACTTAAGCCAACCCGCGGCCGCATTCCCAACGGCCCGATGATTGGTGATGTCATGTCCGGGTTGGCAATTGACCTGGTGGTCAGCCGCACGGTGCGCGACACAGCCGTGGCCCTTGATATTTCTGCAGGCCCTGAACCCGGCGATCCGTATGCGGCCCCCCACCATGAAGGCATCTGGTCTGATGATGTGGGCGTTGCGCCGGGGAGCCTCAAAATAGGCTTCACCACCAAAACGCTTGGCGGTGAACCTGTTCACCCGGAATGCGTGAAGGCCGTGCTGAATACCGCCAAGCTGCTTGAAAGCCTTGGTCATGAAGTGGAAGAAGCCTCACCGCCGATTGACATCGGCATGATGCAACCGGCGTTTATGGCAATTTGGGCAACCGGCGTGGCGCAACAGATCGCTGTGCAGGAACTTTTGTTTGGTAAAACGCCCCGTCAGGGCGACCTTGAACCGCTTACAGCAGGCCTGTGGGAAGCAGGCAAAAAAGTCTCGGGCTCTGATTACCTCAATGCCGTGGCCGCGTTGCAATTCATGTCGCGCGGCGTTGCTGCCTGGCATGATGAATACGATTTGTGGCTGACGCCAACGCTGGGCGAACCACCCCTGCGCATCGGCACAATCGACATCAATGAAAGCGACGCGGAAAAAGCCTTTGCACCTATTCTCAACTATGTGGCGTTCACACCCGTTGAGAATGCAACCGGCCAGCCCGCCATCTCACTGCCGCTGCACTGGACGGATGATGGCCTGCCTGTCGGTCTGCACTTCGCTGCCCGCTTTGGTGAGGAAGCAACGCTCATCCGGCTCGCCGCACAGCTTGAGGAAGCCGCCCCCTGGGCCGACCGTCACCCCCCGATCTGGAACTAG
- a CDS encoding amidase family protein, producing the protein MEKDAYADYDGIGLAELVAKKEVTPLELVDAAIERIEKHNPALNAVVYKGYDDARKWAQGDLPDGPFRGVPFLIKDLGVKVAHWPATSGSHYLRDYVAPEDSILATRYREAGVVFVGKTNTPEYGITGTTESARLGPCRNPWNTNHIAGGSSGGAASAVAAGIVPMAHASDGLGSIRIPAACCGLVGMKTTRARNPDSGEDGERAMGFSVDHVVTRTVRDSAAMLDATCAPEIDSPYPPLPYERPFLEEVSRAPGKLRIAYSAERPGKEPVHEENLAALQKTVTLLRELGHEVVEQGLGVDYRTLYRAQGAVSASNFAAGMMERRELLGRDPEQDELEPLTWAALNSGNQITGPQAFWGWRTLRRLSREILRTLSPFDAYLCPVMGTPPPEIGYVDPVNLDPKEVNKRQGKVFPFTPPFNFTGQPSLSLPLWWSTDGLPLGMMFTGRYGDEATLYRLAGQLEQAQPWIGKKPPVWN; encoded by the coding sequence ATGGAAAAAGATGCGTATGCAGACTATGATGGCATAGGTCTGGCTGAGCTTGTCGCTAAAAAGGAAGTAACACCACTTGAACTGGTGGATGCCGCTATTGAGCGCATAGAAAAGCACAATCCCGCACTGAACGCAGTGGTGTACAAAGGCTATGACGACGCACGCAAATGGGCGCAGGGCGATCTGCCCGACGGTCCTTTCAGGGGTGTGCCGTTTCTTATCAAGGACCTTGGCGTCAAGGTCGCGCACTGGCCCGCCACATCTGGCTCGCATTACCTGCGCGACTATGTAGCCCCGGAAGATAGTATTCTGGCCACCCGATACCGCGAAGCTGGTGTGGTGTTTGTCGGCAAAACCAACACACCGGAATACGGCATTACAGGGACGACTGAATCCGCGCGCCTGGGACCATGTCGTAACCCGTGGAACACAAACCATATTGCCGGTGGATCTTCGGGTGGTGCAGCATCAGCCGTTGCCGCAGGCATCGTGCCCATGGCCCACGCATCAGACGGGCTGGGCTCAATTCGCATTCCTGCTGCATGCTGCGGCCTTGTCGGCATGAAAACCACCCGCGCCCGCAACCCGGATTCAGGTGAAGATGGCGAACGCGCCATGGGTTTTTCCGTGGACCATGTAGTAACCCGCACGGTGCGCGACAGTGCCGCCATGCTGGACGCGACGTGCGCGCCTGAAATAGACAGCCCCTACCCACCGCTTCCCTATGAGCGACCGTTCCTTGAGGAAGTATCCCGCGCGCCGGGCAAATTGCGCATCGCTTATTCTGCTGAACGCCCGGGCAAGGAACCCGTGCATGAGGAAAATCTGGCGGCCCTGCAAAAGACCGTGACGTTGCTCAGGGAACTTGGCCATGAAGTGGTCGAGCAAGGCCTTGGTGTTGACTACCGGACACTGTACCGGGCGCAAGGCGCGGTATCCGCTTCCAACTTTGCCGCTGGCATGATGGAGCGGCGCGAATTACTTGGCCGCGACCCGGAGCAGGATGAGTTGGAACCGCTCACCTGGGCCGCTCTCAACTCGGGCAACCAGATCACAGGCCCGCAGGCATTTTGGGGCTGGCGCACGCTGCGGCGCCTGTCGCGCGAGATACTGCGTACACTTTCACCTTTTGATGCATATCTGTGCCCGGTCATGGGCACCCCGCCGCCGGAAATCGGTTACGTGGACCCGGTGAACCTTGATCCCAAGGAAGTCAACAAACGTCAGGGCAAGGTGTTTCCCTTTACGCCGCCGTTCAACTTCACCGGTCAACCGTCGTTGTCGCTGCCGTTGTGGTGGTCAACAGATGGCCTGCCTCTGGGCATGATGTTCACTGGCCGCTACGGCGATGAAGCCACACTTTATCGGCTGGCCGGTCAGCTTGAGCAGGCCCAACCCTGGATCGGCAAAAAGCCGCCTGTCTGGAACTAG
- a CDS encoding DUF3179 domain-containing protein yields the protein MTRHFTFLRMSLVSVALVAFTATAVGAQELSADRPEPVSRAIDLVGDNPRAVTDAIDYFIKRKSPDGAFALVQAMRFHRSLRPALGIALSSITGVDHGDSWFDWMQWLQTQPDLQPFDGFDEARALVLARIDPNFYGFIYPGVAHDVPLWEAVWGGVLKDGIPALTNPELVAPDSATYLTDDELVFGVEINGDVRAYPLRILDWHEMFNDVIGGVPVSLAYCTLCGSGILFETTVEGRSTPFTFGSSGLLYRSNKLMYDHQTESLWNQFTGRPVVGGLTGSGIELKTRPVTITTWGDWLARNPTTQVLSLNTGHRRDYTPGAPYADYFASPELIFPAPVDASTLAPKDYVFALRGAGADKAWRLSQFEGGAVVNDMAGVIPVTLIGNATTLSVRAYRTDGRLFEKTNDATRLLSEGEEWSVTESALASPGGTQFHRLPGHIAFWFAWEGYLGDAGELAAITPTP from the coding sequence ATGACCCGCCATTTCACGTTTCTGCGCATGTCGCTCGTCAGCGTCGCATTGGTGGCGTTCACAGCAACCGCTGTGGGCGCGCAGGAACTGTCTGCCGATCGTCCTGAACCCGTGTCGCGAGCGATTGATCTGGTGGGCGACAACCCGCGCGCCGTAACGGATGCGATTGACTACTTCATCAAACGCAAAAGCCCGGATGGCGCCTTTGCACTGGTGCAGGCCATGCGCTTTCATCGCAGCCTGCGTCCGGCCCTTGGCATCGCCCTTTCAAGCATCACCGGTGTGGATCATGGGGACAGCTGGTTTGACTGGATGCAATGGCTGCAAACCCAGCCCGACCTTCAACCCTTTGATGGGTTTGACGAGGCCCGCGCGCTGGTGCTGGCGCGTATTGACCCCAATTTCTACGGTTTCATTTATCCCGGTGTCGCCCATGACGTGCCGTTGTGGGAAGCCGTGTGGGGCGGTGTGCTCAAGGACGGTATTCCCGCGCTGACTAACCCTGAACTGGTGGCGCCTGATTCTGCAACTTACCTGACAGACGACGAGCTTGTGTTCGGCGTTGAAATAAACGGCGACGTGCGCGCCTACCCGCTGCGCATTCTCGACTGGCATGAAATGTTCAACGATGTGATTGGCGGTGTGCCGGTCAGCCTGGCTTACTGCACGCTGTGTGGATCAGGTATCTTGTTTGAAACAACCGTTGAGGGGCGCTCAACACCCTTCACGTTCGGCTCGTCCGGCCTGCTCTACCGGTCCAACAAGCTGATGTATGACCATCAAACAGAAAGCCTGTGGAACCAGTTCACCGGGCGCCCCGTAGTTGGTGGTCTGACGGGTTCAGGCATCGAGCTTAAGACCCGCCCCGTCACCATCACCACGTGGGGTGACTGGCTGGCGCGCAACCCCACGACACAGGTTTTGTCGCTTAACACGGGGCACCGTCGGGACTATACACCCGGTGCGCCGTATGCGGATTATTTTGCAAGCCCGGAACTTATTTTCCCGGCACCCGTTGATGCATCCACGCTTGCTCCCAAAGACTATGTCTTTGCCCTTCGCGGCGCAGGTGCTGACAAAGCCTGGCGTCTTTCTCAGTTTGAGGGCGGCGCTGTGGTCAACGATATGGCTGGCGTTATTCCGGTCACGCTGATTGGCAACGCCACGACCCTCAGCGTGCGGGCCTATCGCACCGACGGACGCCTGTTTGAAAAAACCAACGATGCAACACGCCTATTGTCTGAGGGTGAGGAATGGTCTGTCACCGAAAGCGCCCTTGCTTCACCCGGCGGCACACAGTTCCACCGCCTGCCAGGACACATAGCCTTCTGGTTTGCCTGGGAAGGCTATCTGGGCGATGCGGGCGAGCTGGCAGCCATCACGCCAACGCCGTGA